A window from Chryseobacterium vaccae encodes these proteins:
- a CDS encoding vitamin K epoxide reductase family protein, with translation MIFDKLINYLKLDKQEFTFQFNSHPNFPSALAFSDTLNFMGVKNDAYELDKEYWDELPEEFIAIVDNSFSLVKKSGNSYSVYSEKAKTLNKEELHQKSTDFVLLFEKTENAENKSAFDFKPVLYLVFAVILIYSFLTLSVYEAIFNVLSLAGVYISLEIFNQKFGNTSTVIGSICGDTTASQAANSCDKIIKQDKTSIFGLKFSDFSLIYFTGLAVMGLFLPASAYIIKGFTFVSVIAIAYSLYIQAFVEKTFCRVCLLIISILAGQIVISTLLFQNTVFSIGMLLLTLILWLLIFSAVLYSSNLLTQKENLQKSNAKNLRFKRNYDLFKSQLLENEKITFQDNQTFSLGNKDAKLRIAIVSNPYCGFCKDAHKIMEGLLEKYPEDISGQIRFNYFPDRAPEKYTQLLSAFNYMYHNKPQKEFMHTIEEWFETKDESKAVARAGLATTEDLTPFTAMSTDNSNAGLNFTPIFVLNGYQFPDKYDRDDIWYFVDELIEDEDF, from the coding sequence ATGATTTTTGACAAGCTAATAAACTACCTGAAATTAGACAAACAGGAATTCACATTTCAGTTCAATTCGCATCCTAATTTTCCTTCTGCACTTGCATTCAGCGATACCTTAAACTTTATGGGGGTAAAAAATGATGCCTATGAACTGGATAAAGAATACTGGGATGAATTGCCGGAAGAATTTATTGCTATTGTGGACAACTCTTTCTCTCTTGTAAAAAAATCAGGAAACTCTTATTCAGTTTACTCAGAAAAAGCTAAAACTCTTAACAAAGAAGAACTTCATCAAAAATCTACAGATTTCGTATTATTATTTGAAAAAACAGAAAACGCAGAAAATAAATCAGCTTTTGATTTTAAGCCTGTTTTATATCTTGTTTTTGCGGTCATTCTTATCTACTCTTTTCTAACTCTGAGTGTATATGAAGCTATTTTCAATGTTCTTTCGTTAGCCGGCGTTTACATCTCGCTGGAAATCTTCAACCAGAAATTCGGGAATACTTCCACAGTTATCGGAAGTATATGCGGTGATACAACTGCCAGCCAGGCGGCTAATTCATGTGATAAGATCATCAAACAGGATAAAACAAGTATTTTCGGTTTAAAGTTTTCAGATTTTTCTCTGATCTATTTTACCGGACTTGCAGTAATGGGATTATTCCTTCCAGCTTCAGCTTATATTATTAAGGGATTCACGTTTGTTTCGGTAATTGCCATTGCTTATTCTTTATATATTCAGGCTTTTGTAGAGAAAACATTCTGCAGAGTCTGCCTTTTGATTATTTCAATTCTTGCAGGACAAATCGTAATCAGTACTCTGTTGTTTCAGAACACGGTTTTTAGTATAGGAATGTTATTATTAACTCTTATTTTGTGGCTGCTTATCTTTTCAGCCGTCCTATATTCCAGCAATCTGCTTACTCAAAAAGAAAACCTTCAGAAATCTAATGCAAAAAATCTAAGATTTAAAAGAAATTATGATCTTTTCAAAAGTCAGCTTTTAGAAAATGAAAAAATAACATTTCAGGATAACCAGACCTTTTCTCTGGGAAATAAAGATGCTAAACTTCGTATTGCCATTGTATCTAATCCCTATTGCGGTTTCTGTAAAGATGCTCATAAGATTATGGAGGGACTTTTGGAAAAATACCCGGAAGATATTTCCGGACAAATCCGTTTCAATTATTTCCCGGACAGGGCTCCTGAAAAATACACTCAGCTTCTTTCTGCATTCAACTATATGTACCATAACAAACCTCAGAAAGAATTCATGCACACTATAGAAGAATGGTTTGAAACAAAAGATGAGAGCAAAGCTGTGGCAAGAGCAGGCTTGGCTACGACTGAGGATCTTACACCATTCACTGCAATGTCTACTGACAACAGTAATGCAGGACTTAACTTCACTCCTATATTCGTTCTGAACGGATATCAGTTCCCGGATAAATATGATCGTGACGATATCTGGTATTTCGTTGATGAATTAATAGAAGATGAAGACTTTTAG
- the ruvA gene encoding Holliday junction branch migration protein RuvA, translating to MIFSLQGSVQELTPTYAVINVQGVGYYVGISLMTSQVLALNQPAFLFTQQIIREDAHLLFGFNTRSEKEMFNLLISVNGVGAVSALILLSTLSLGEISSAILSKNSALIQKAKGIGAKTAERIIVDLKDKVQKFSLPEENISALADNKIKEESLSALEVLGIPKRMSEKIADRILKQNPEVSVEELVKQILKNI from the coding sequence ATGATATTTTCTTTACAAGGCAGCGTTCAAGAACTTACGCCCACCTACGCAGTGATCAATGTACAAGGAGTTGGTTACTATGTAGGTATCAGTTTGATGACCTCCCAGGTACTGGCCCTGAATCAGCCGGCTTTCTTATTTACCCAGCAGATCATCCGGGAAGATGCCCACCTTCTCTTCGGTTTTAACACTCGTTCAGAAAAAGAGATGTTCAACCTGTTAATAAGCGTTAATGGGGTAGGCGCTGTTTCAGCACTTATCCTGCTTTCTACTTTAAGTCTCGGGGAGATTTCTTCAGCCATACTTTCAAAGAACAGTGCACTCATTCAAAAAGCAAAAGGAATCGGGGCAAAAACAGCAGAGAGGATCATTGTAGATCTTAAAGATAAAGTCCAGAAATTCAGTCTTCCGGAAGAAAACATTTCTGCCCTTGCAGATAATAAAATCAAGGAAGAATCGTTATCTGCATTAGAAGTTTTAGGGATTCCTAAACGGATGAGTGAAAAAATTGCAGACAGAATTCTGAAGCAGAATCCGGAGGTTTCTGTAGAAGAACTGGTAAAACAAATTTTAAAAAACATTTAA
- a CDS encoding DUF3810 domain-containing protein, whose protein sequence is MNSKKIIHKKRFWAGVLLAQFLLFYGFSKSSMMVSFFEQFFEYQKGIHQVLFSWIPFSFGDLIYIILGIFLLYFLIKCFKKTGRNDAFLKILAGINIFYFTYQIFWGMLYFQTPIIKKLASQQEPDINKAKTLALRYLEKCKATRTSVREDKNGIFIITDLKSVQTEILKQQQQLPKFISDKRAPQVNAFKPSLFKKVMNFTGILGYYNPFTAEAQYNGELPHTFIPFTSAHESSHQLGFAREQEANFIGYLIGIHSDNIDLRYSTEYFTLKSLLRFIVEEDPEFVKMVLNHYSPAMKRDRAYERAFILRHQGWLDDFFGFTNNLFLKSNQQEGSVTYSYFIDLLLNYEK, encoded by the coding sequence ATTAACAGTAAAAAAATTATTCATAAAAAACGATTTTGGGCAGGTGTATTACTTGCCCAATTTCTTTTGTTCTATGGATTTTCGAAATCCAGCATGATGGTTTCTTTTTTTGAACAGTTCTTTGAATATCAAAAAGGAATACATCAGGTACTTTTCAGCTGGATTCCTTTTTCTTTCGGAGATCTGATCTATATTATTCTGGGAATCTTTCTTTTATATTTTCTCATTAAATGTTTTAAAAAGACAGGCAGAAACGATGCTTTTCTTAAAATACTCGCAGGCATCAATATTTTCTATTTTACCTACCAGATCTTCTGGGGAATGCTGTATTTTCAGACTCCAATCATCAAAAAGCTTGCATCTCAACAGGAGCCTGACATTAATAAAGCGAAAACTCTTGCTCTCCGCTATCTTGAAAAATGTAAAGCTACCCGCACCTCCGTTCGGGAAGATAAAAACGGTATTTTCATTATTACTGATCTGAAATCGGTACAAACTGAAATTCTTAAACAACAGCAGCAGCTTCCAAAGTTTATTTCAGACAAAAGAGCCCCGCAGGTTAATGCTTTCAAACCCAGCCTGTTTAAAAAAGTAATGAACTTTACCGGAATATTGGGATATTATAATCCTTTTACGGCAGAAGCTCAATATAATGGAGAGCTTCCGCACACTTTTATTCCGTTTACGTCGGCGCATGAAAGTTCTCATCAGCTTGGCTTTGCACGGGAACAGGAAGCTAATTTTATAGGCTATCTGATTGGCATTCATTCAGACAATATTGATTTGAGATACAGCACCGAATATTTCACTCTTAAAAGCCTTTTAAGATTCATTGTGGAGGAAGATCCTGAATTTGTAAAAATGGTTTTGAACCACTATTCTCCTGCCATGAAAAGAGACAGAGCTTATGAAAGAGCTTTTATTTTAAGGCATCAGGGCTGGCTTGATGATTTTTTCGGATTTACGAACAATCTGTTTCTGAAAAGTAACCAGCAGGAAGGTTCTGTAACGTACTCCTACTTTATTGACCTTCTTTTAAACTATGAGAAATAG
- a CDS encoding BadF/BadG/BcrA/BcrD ATPase family protein — MVAIVDSGSTKSDWVILDDFKKVFLKTETIGFNPNFINRELIVPEIEKNSNLTLIKNSITKIFFYGSGCGVKKNCETIEEELKRIFTRAEIVVKEDLMAAAYAAYSGKPAVVCILGTGSNSCYFDGKNLKIELPSLGFLIGDEGSGSAIGKQLVRRYFMKKLPADLHSEFEQAYQLTVEEALKKMYHSPRPNAFLADFNKFVIERKDHPYLKEMVFEEMKNFFEYQVIPYAESKDAEINFIGSIAYYYENILRSVAAELHLNVGHVVQKPIESLVDYHIKYIL, encoded by the coding sequence ATGGTTGCTATTGTTGACAGTGGTTCTACTAAGTCGGACTGGGTGATTCTTGATGATTTCAAAAAGGTTTTTCTAAAAACAGAAACTATCGGCTTCAACCCGAACTTTATCAACAGAGAACTTATTGTCCCTGAAATAGAGAAAAACAGCAACCTGACATTGATCAAAAACTCCATCACAAAGATTTTCTTTTATGGTTCCGGATGCGGTGTGAAAAAAAACTGCGAAACAATAGAAGAAGAGCTTAAAAGGATATTTACCAGAGCTGAAATTGTGGTAAAAGAAGATCTTATGGCCGCAGCTTATGCCGCATACAGCGGAAAACCGGCTGTCGTATGCATTTTAGGAACAGGGTCAAACTCTTGTTATTTTGACGGGAAAAACCTGAAAATAGAACTACCGTCCCTTGGTTTCCTTATAGGAGATGAAGGAAGCGGAAGTGCGATCGGAAAACAGCTCGTGCGCAGATATTTTATGAAAAAACTTCCTGCAGACCTTCATTCCGAATTTGAGCAGGCTTATCAGCTTACGGTAGAAGAAGCATTGAAAAAGATGTATCACAGCCCGAGACCGAATGCCTTTCTGGCAGACTTCAACAAATTTGTGATCGAAAGAAAAGATCATCCTTACCTTAAGGAGATGGTTTTCGAAGAAATGAAGAACTTTTTCGAATACCAGGTGATTCCTTATGCCGAATCAAAAGATGCCGAAATTAACTTTATCGGCTCTATCGCTTATTACTATGAAAATATTCTCCGTTCTGTTGCGGCAGAACTTCATTTAAATGTGGGTCATGTCGTACAAAAACCTATCGAAAGTTTAGTAGACTACCATATTAAATATATACTTTAA
- a CDS encoding MFS transporter, which translates to MSNYSKQTNWGQFIPLVTVFFFWGFVAASNDILIPVFQKAFKLTQTESMLVQICFYVAYTVGSLIYMAVSKSLKQDLINKIGYKNGLILGLLISAAGTLLFYPAANMGSFPLMISGLFIVGLGFSLQQIVANPLAIEVGPVETGSQRLTMAGGINNLGTTIGPLIVSFAIFGSASAANTEASIESVKIPYLILGAAFALVAVMLKFSSLPAITPTNTKDTDDIVPGDHKTSAFQYPQLVMGMIAIFVYVGVEVSTASNLPAYMEKSLGFETKEVAPYISLYWASLMIGRWTGAVEAFDVSGGFKKILRFIAPYLAFGVFLLVNAIAKHDLSPFYVYAAVIIVMIICDIMSKGNPARMLLIFSVAGIAALLIGMSTSGMTSVYAFTSVGLFCSTLWPCIFALAINGLGKHTNQGSGYLIMMIMGGGIVSMIQGYIADLTNIHFSYIVGVICFAYLAFYAIRVTGILKAQGIDLDKISKGSGH; encoded by the coding sequence ATGTCAAATTATTCTAAACAAACCAATTGGGGACAATTCATTCCTTTGGTTACTGTGTTTTTTTTCTGGGGATTTGTAGCGGCAAGTAATGACATTCTGATCCCGGTCTTTCAAAAAGCCTTTAAACTGACCCAAACTGAAAGTATGCTCGTACAGATCTGCTTTTATGTGGCTTACACTGTGGGTTCTTTAATTTATATGGCTGTTTCAAAGAGTTTGAAACAAGACCTGATCAACAAAATAGGATATAAAAACGGCTTAATTTTAGGTCTTCTTATTTCTGCAGCGGGAACTTTACTTTTCTATCCTGCAGCCAATATGGGTTCTTTCCCATTAATGATCTCAGGACTTTTTATCGTAGGTCTCGGGTTTTCACTGCAACAGATTGTAGCCAATCCATTAGCCATTGAAGTCGGACCGGTGGAAACAGGATCTCAAAGACTGACAATGGCCGGGGGAATCAATAATTTGGGAACAACGATCGGCCCTCTTATTGTTTCATTTGCCATTTTCGGATCTGCTTCTGCTGCTAATACGGAAGCGAGTATTGAAAGTGTAAAAATTCCTTATCTGATCTTAGGGGCTGCATTTGCTTTGGTAGCTGTAATGCTTAAGTTTTCATCTCTTCCTGCAATAACTCCTACCAATACTAAAGATACTGATGATATTGTTCCTGGCGATCATAAAACATCAGCTTTCCAATACCCTCAATTAGTTATGGGGATGATTGCCATCTTTGTTTATGTAGGGGTGGAGGTTTCTACAGCAAGTAATCTTCCTGCATATATGGAAAAAAGTTTAGGTTTCGAAACTAAAGAAGTTGCTCCTTATATTTCATTATACTGGGCTTCATTAATGATCGGCCGTTGGACCGGAGCTGTAGAAGCTTTTGATGTGAGCGGCGGATTTAAAAAGATATTAAGATTCATTGCTCCTTATCTTGCATTTGGAGTCTTCCTTCTGGTGAATGCCATTGCAAAACATGATCTTTCTCCGTTTTATGTGTATGCAGCGGTTATTATCGTAATGATTATCTGCGATATTATGAGTAAAGGAAATCCTGCAAGAATGCTTCTGATCTTTTCCGTAGCTGGTATTGCAGCATTATTGATAGGAATGTCTACCTCTGGAATGACTTCTGTATATGCATTTACCAGTGTAGGTTTATTCTGTTCTACCCTATGGCCGTGTATTTTTGCTCTTGCGATCAATGGTCTTGGAAAGCATACTAACCAAGGATCCGGTTACCTGATTATGATGATCATGGGAGGTGGTATTGTCAGTATGATACAGGGTTACATTGCTGATTTAACAAATATTCACTTCAGCTATATCGTAGGTGTTATCTGTTTTGCTTATCTTGCGTTCTATGCAATCCGTGTCACAGGAATCCTGAAGGCACAAGGTATTGATCTAGACAAAATTTCTAAAGGCAGTGGTCATTAA
- a CDS encoding NADP-dependent malic enzyme, producing the protein MSSKTHRDEKNFNQAALDYHKAEPKGKIEVIPSKPHSSQRDLSLAYSPGVAVPCMEIHDKPETVYDYTGKGNLVAVISNGTAVLGLGDIGAEASKPVMEGKGLLFKIFADINVFDIEINEKDPDKFIQIVKGIAPTFGGINLEDIKAPEAFYIEQRLKEELDIPLMHDDQHGTAIISAAALINSLQIANKDIAEVKMVVNGAGAAAIACTKLYIALGLKKENVLMCDSKGVINHKRENLTPEKLDFIAQTDIETLEDAVKGSDVFIGLSKGNVMTPEMLMSMTENPIVFALANPDPEIAYDLAVETRKDVIMATGRSDYPNQVNNVLGFPYIFRGALDVQAKGINEEMKLAAVHAIADLAKEPVPEAVILAYNVQNLQFGREYFIPKPFDNRLITKVSSAVAKAAIESGVAGKTITDFEEYENQLLDRMGRDEKLVRMMQSRARSNPKRITLGNAEEYNVLKAAQILYEEGIAFPSLLGDKKYIQEQMVRFGINLDVPIIDPSDDDQKENRKKYRETLWKLRQRKGMNEYKAKRYVRQRDYFGPLMLRHGDTDGLIVGFSKNYTSVLRPVLEVIEKDKGVDKVAAMMMILSEKKPIFFADTSINQNPTAEDLVNIAKMAEITVKSFAIEPRIAMLGFENFAAISDTSKKVAKAVSILHEKYPKMVVDGEIQPDFAMNADHLSDYPFSKLGTTPANTFIFPNLESANLSYKIIRGMKVAQVIGPILMGLKQPVHVLQMRSSVDEIVNLATIAVLDAQRRESKK; encoded by the coding sequence ATGTCAAGTAAAACCCACCGCGACGAAAAGAACTTTAATCAGGCCGCGTTAGACTATCATAAAGCAGAACCTAAAGGAAAGATCGAAGTGATTCCTTCAAAGCCGCACTCTTCTCAAAGAGATTTGTCCCTGGCCTATTCGCCGGGAGTGGCTGTTCCTTGTATGGAAATCCACGATAAACCGGAAACAGTTTACGATTACACAGGAAAAGGAAACCTGGTAGCTGTAATTTCAAACGGAACTGCCGTGCTTGGGCTTGGTGATATTGGGGCAGAAGCCTCAAAACCAGTAATGGAAGGGAAAGGACTTCTGTTTAAGATCTTTGCAGATATCAATGTGTTTGATATCGAAATCAATGAAAAAGATCCGGATAAATTCATTCAGATTGTAAAAGGAATTGCTCCAACGTTCGGAGGAATTAACCTTGAAGATATTAAGGCTCCCGAAGCATTTTATATTGAGCAGAGACTTAAAGAAGAGCTGGATATTCCATTAATGCATGATGATCAGCACGGAACAGCAATTATTTCTGCAGCAGCACTAATCAATTCACTTCAGATTGCCAATAAAGATATTGCTGAAGTAAAGATGGTAGTGAACGGGGCAGGAGCAGCTGCCATTGCGTGTACTAAACTGTACATTGCACTGGGGCTGAAAAAGGAAAACGTTCTGATGTGCGACAGTAAGGGAGTAATCAATCATAAAAGAGAAAATCTTACCCCTGAAAAATTGGATTTCATCGCTCAAACTGATATTGAAACATTAGAAGACGCTGTAAAAGGTTCAGATGTTTTTATTGGATTATCAAAAGGTAATGTGATGACTCCGGAAATGCTGATGAGCATGACCGAAAACCCTATTGTTTTTGCCCTAGCAAATCCAGATCCGGAGATTGCGTATGACCTGGCTGTTGAAACCCGTAAAGACGTGATTATGGCAACAGGAAGAAGCGACTATCCTAACCAGGTAAACAATGTATTGGGATTCCCGTATATTTTCCGTGGTGCTTTAGATGTTCAGGCAAAAGGAATTAACGAAGAAATGAAGCTGGCTGCCGTACACGCTATCGCAGATCTGGCTAAAGAACCGGTGCCTGAAGCTGTAATATTAGCATATAATGTACAGAATTTACAATTCGGAAGAGAGTATTTCATTCCGAAACCTTTTGATAACAGACTGATCACCAAAGTATCAAGTGCTGTAGCAAAAGCAGCTATTGAAAGCGGAGTTGCAGGGAAAACAATCACAGATTTCGAAGAATACGAAAACCAGCTGCTGGACAGAATGGGACGTGACGAAAAGCTGGTAAGAATGATGCAGAGCCGTGCAAGATCCAACCCGAAAAGAATTACCCTTGGAAATGCCGAAGAATACAATGTTCTGAAAGCTGCACAGATTCTTTATGAAGAAGGAATTGCTTTCCCAAGTCTTTTAGGAGATAAAAAATACATTCAGGAACAGATGGTACGTTTCGGAATCAATCTGGATGTACCGATTATCGATCCTAGTGATGACGATCAGAAGGAAAACAGGAAAAAATACAGAGAAACACTCTGGAAACTTCGTCAGAGAAAAGGAATGAACGAGTACAAGGCGAAAAGATATGTACGCCAGAGAGATTATTTCGGACCTCTGATGTTGAGACATGGAGATACAGACGGGCTTATCGTAGGGTTCTCTAAAAACTATACCTCAGTACTCCGTCCTGTTTTAGAAGTAATCGAAAAAGATAAAGGCGTAGACAAAGTAGCTGCAATGATGATGATCCTGTCTGAAAAGAAACCTATTTTCTTTGCAGATACTTCCATCAATCAGAATCCAACAGCAGAAGACCTGGTGAATATCGCTAAAATGGCAGAAATTACCGTAAAATCTTTTGCTATTGAGCCTAGAATTGCAATGCTTGGTTTTGAAAACTTCGCTGCCATCTCTGATACCTCTAAAAAAGTAGCCAAAGCAGTAAGTATTCTGCATGAAAAATACCCTAAAATGGTTGTAGATGGAGAAATTCAGCCGGATTTTGCCATGAACGCAGATCATTTAAGTGATTATCCATTCTCAAAACTTGGAACAACCCCGGCCAATACATTCATTTTCCCGAATCTTGAAAGTGCAAATTTATCTTACAAGATTATCAGAGGAATGAAAGTGGCACAGGTTATCGGACCAATCTTAATGGGATTAAAGCAGCCTGTACATGTATTGCAGATGCGTTCCAGTGTAGATGAAATCGTAAATCTTGCAACAATTGCAGTATTGGATGCTCAAAGAAGAGAAAGCAAAAAATAA
- a CDS encoding lysophospholipid acyltransferase family protein, producing the protein MAKILNYLWRFWLLLLAFVLTVTLGIPVYILSFNKKHYKYAYKFIRLWCFGMFYGMGLRYDLIKLSDQKKDKNTQYVFISNHTSIMDIMLTCILFPHNPICFVGKKELVKIPIFGTIYKRICVMVDRGSARSRADVYRRCAEKMEEGNSIAIFPEGGVPDDTSVILDDFKDGAFTLSSKHNSPIAVYTFIGLKEIFPFDSSKGYPGRVKVYFNGIMEPSDSPKDLKTEAYNQIKKTLLEHSI; encoded by the coding sequence GTGGCAAAGATTTTAAATTACCTATGGAGATTCTGGCTTCTTCTGTTAGCTTTTGTACTGACAGTTACTCTGGGAATTCCTGTTTATATTTTATCCTTCAACAAAAAGCATTATAAATATGCGTATAAATTCATACGATTGTGGTGCTTTGGTATGTTTTACGGTATGGGACTGAGATATGACCTGATCAAGCTTTCAGACCAGAAGAAAGATAAAAACACCCAGTATGTTTTCATTTCGAATCATACTTCCATCATGGATATTATGCTTACCTGCATTTTATTTCCACACAACCCGATTTGTTTTGTGGGTAAAAAAGAACTGGTAAAAATTCCGATCTTCGGAACCATCTATAAAAGAATATGTGTAATGGTAGACCGGGGAAGCGCCAGAAGCCGAGCCGATGTTTACAGAAGATGTGCTGAAAAGATGGAGGAAGGTAACAGCATCGCCATATTTCCTGAAGGCGGCGTTCCGGATGACACGTCTGTTATTCTGGATGATTTTAAAGACGGAGCCTTCACCTTATCTTCGAAACATAATTCTCCTATTGCTGTGTATACTTTTATCGGGTTAAAAGAAATTTTCCCCTTTGACAGCTCGAAAGGCTACCCTGGAAGAGTAAAAGTATATTTCAACGGAATTATGGAGCCTTCAGATTCTCCAAAAGACTTAAAAACAGAAGCTTATAATCAGATAAAAAAAACGCTGCTGGAACATTCTATTTAA
- a CDS encoding GtrA family protein gives MKELLIRQKQVLFFIIAGGLSAVVEIGSFKAFSTYLPHVFAREVNFHGIHYPLSNIFSTSCGIISNYFLSIWFVFERGKHSKKREFAYFMGVSFVSTLLSLGFFQVFYSFIFKDNINLIFYTLSPEMISKVAAILLVSILNYSVKKKVIFNG, from the coding sequence ATGAAAGAGTTACTCATACGCCAGAAGCAGGTTCTGTTCTTCATCATTGCCGGAGGACTGAGTGCTGTAGTAGAGATCGGAAGTTTTAAGGCATTCAGCACCTACCTTCCTCATGTCTTTGCCAGGGAAGTTAATTTTCATGGTATACATTATCCTTTAAGCAATATTTTCTCTACGAGCTGTGGCATCATCAGCAATTATTTTCTGAGCATCTGGTTTGTTTTTGAAAGAGGAAAACATTCCAAGAAACGGGAATTTGCCTATTTTATGGGAGTTTCTTTTGTTTCAACCTTATTGAGTCTTGGATTTTTCCAGGTATTTTACAGTTTTATATTTAAGGATAATATCAATTTAATTTTTTATACCTTAAGCCCGGAAATGATCAGCAAAGTAGCGGCAATCCTGCTGGTTTCCATTCTTAATTATTCAGTAAAAAAGAAAGTAATTTTTAACGGTTAA